The following proteins are encoded in a genomic region of Zea mays cultivar B73 chromosome 9, Zm-B73-REFERENCE-NAM-5.0, whole genome shotgun sequence:
- the LOC100274868 gene encoding uncharacterized protein LOC100274868 isoform 2 (isoform 2 is encoded by transcript variant 2), protein MVRRQASEPKQQRGGTNAAPEKSDKKYAHVPTPLHHGHRCASKKAPRGGKGGDVADPAAYVAAVSCSDCRFKQRALAPASPGAVIRSLFVSLTRRSTPRSSPSASGGAADAGDVEQWRLAAADLSRRLAAATRTRDEALEDTTRLKHSLAELELKLARLEARALPAPAFPVDSFLRAVSTSRAAVRNLARALSTHLRSPSSQGPSLEGFLNRAFHADFELDTDAGVHTPDPAGRCQANLAAYHAVAVLTWEEVLLHGTKHYSEGLSRFCDAKMSEVVSSLGWARARPWPEPLLQAFFLAAKAVWGVRLLARSVHPPLPVVRADRGARFDPRFMEDAAASRAGRLEPASVNMMVAPGFHVYLAGAGVVKCRVVCFYSSNNGRTAGHRDGGSSANGSVGMGSSCSGMNGSATDVVDSCNSSRAG, encoded by the coding sequence ATGGTGCGCCGTCAGGCCTCCGAGCCGAAGCAGCAGCGAGGCGGCACCAACGCAGCGCCGGAGAAGTCCGACAAGAAGTACGCGCACGTCCCGACGCCGCTCCACCACGGCCACCGCTGCGCCAGCAAGAAGGCACCCCGCGGTGGCAAGGGCGGCGACGTCGCCGACCCCGCTGCGTACGTCGCGGCGGTGTCCTGCTCGGACTGCCGCTTCAAGCAGCGCGCCCTCGCGCCGGCGTCGCCCGGCGCCGTCATCCGCTCGCTGTTCGTCTCCCTCACCCGCCGCTCCACCCCGCGCTCGTCGCCGTCGGCCTCGGGAGGCGCCGCCGACGCCGGGGACGTCGAGCAGTGGCGCCTCGCCGCGGCCGACCTCTCCCGCCGTCTCGCCGCGGCCACGCGCACGCGGGACGAGGCGCTGGAGGATACCACGCGCCTGAAGCACTCCCTCGCCGAGCTGGAGCTCAAGCTCGCGCGCCTCGAGGCGCGCGCGCTCCCGGCCCCCGCCTTCCCCGTCGACTCCTTCCTCCGCGCCGTCTCGACCTCGCGCGCCGCCGTGCGGAACCTCGCGCGCGCGCTGTCCACCCACCTCCGCAGCCCCTCCAGCCAAGGACCGAGCCTCGAGGGCTTCCTCAACCGCGCCTTCCACGCCGACTTCGAGCTGGACACCGACGCCGGCGTCCACACCCCGGACCCGGCGGGCCGGTGCCAGGCCAACCTCGCGGCGTACCACGCCGTCGCGGTGCTCACGTGGGAGGAGGTCCTGCTCCACGGCACCAAGCACTACAGCGAGGGGCTCAGCCGCTTCTGCGACGCCAAGATGAGCGAGGTGGTGTCCTCGCTCGGGTGGGCGCGCGCGCGCCCGTGGCCTGAGCCGCTGCTGCAGGCCTTCTTCCTTGCCGCCAAGGCCGTGTGGGGCGTCCGCCTCCTGGCGCGCTCCGTCCACCCGCCGCTCCCCGTTGTGCGCGCGGACCGCGGCGCGCGCTTCGACCCGCGCTTCATGGAGGACGCCGCGGCCAGCCGGGCGGGGAGGCTGGAGCCGGCCAGCGTCAATATGATGGTGGCGCCAGGGTTCCACGTCTACCTGGCCGGCGCGGGCGTGGTGAAGTGCAGGGTCGTCTGCTTCTACAGCAGCAATAACGGCCGCACCGCCGGCCACAGAGATGGCGGGAGCAGCGCCAACGGCAGCGTGGGGATGGGGAGTAGCTGTAGTGGCATGAATGGGAGTGCTACAGACGTGGTTGATAGCTGTAACAGCAGTAGGGCAGGGTAG
- the LOC100274868 gene encoding uncharacterized protein LOC100274868 isoform 1 (isoform 1 is encoded by transcript variant 1), with the protein MVLSPSPPLPTAASEPKQQRGGTNAAPEKSDKKYAHVPTPLHHGHRCASKKAPRGGKGGDVADPAAYVAAVSCSDCRFKQRALAPASPGAVIRSLFVSLTRRSTPRSSPSASGGAADAGDVEQWRLAAADLSRRLAAATRTRDEALEDTTRLKHSLAELELKLARLEARALPAPAFPVDSFLRAVSTSRAAVRNLARALSTHLRSPSSQGPSLEGFLNRAFHADFELDTDAGVHTPDPAGRCQANLAAYHAVAVLTWEEVLLHGTKHYSEGLSRFCDAKMSEVVSSLGWARARPWPEPLLQAFFLAAKAVWGVRLLARSVHPPLPVVRADRGARFDPRFMEDAAASRAGRLEPASVNMMVAPGFHVYLAGAGVVKCRVVCFYSSNNGRTAGHRDGGSSANGSVGMGSSCSGMNGSATDVVDSCNSSRAG; encoded by the exons ATGGTCTTGTCTCCTTCCCCTCCCCTGCCCACCGCT GCCTCCGAGCCGAAGCAGCAGCGAGGCGGCACCAACGCAGCGCCGGAGAAGTCCGACAAGAAGTACGCGCACGTCCCGACGCCGCTCCACCACGGCCACCGCTGCGCCAGCAAGAAGGCACCCCGCGGTGGCAAGGGCGGCGACGTCGCCGACCCCGCTGCGTACGTCGCGGCGGTGTCCTGCTCGGACTGCCGCTTCAAGCAGCGCGCCCTCGCGCCGGCGTCGCCCGGCGCCGTCATCCGCTCGCTGTTCGTCTCCCTCACCCGCCGCTCCACCCCGCGCTCGTCGCCGTCGGCCTCGGGAGGCGCCGCCGACGCCGGGGACGTCGAGCAGTGGCGCCTCGCCGCGGCCGACCTCTCCCGCCGTCTCGCCGCGGCCACGCGCACGCGGGACGAGGCGCTGGAGGATACCACGCGCCTGAAGCACTCCCTCGCCGAGCTGGAGCTCAAGCTCGCGCGCCTCGAGGCGCGCGCGCTCCCGGCCCCCGCCTTCCCCGTCGACTCCTTCCTCCGCGCCGTCTCGACCTCGCGCGCCGCCGTGCGGAACCTCGCGCGCGCGCTGTCCACCCACCTCCGCAGCCCCTCCAGCCAAGGACCGAGCCTCGAGGGCTTCCTCAACCGCGCCTTCCACGCCGACTTCGAGCTGGACACCGACGCCGGCGTCCACACCCCGGACCCGGCGGGCCGGTGCCAGGCCAACCTCGCGGCGTACCACGCCGTCGCGGTGCTCACGTGGGAGGAGGTCCTGCTCCACGGCACCAAGCACTACAGCGAGGGGCTCAGCCGCTTCTGCGACGCCAAGATGAGCGAGGTGGTGTCCTCGCTCGGGTGGGCGCGCGCGCGCCCGTGGCCTGAGCCGCTGCTGCAGGCCTTCTTCCTTGCCGCCAAGGCCGTGTGGGGCGTCCGCCTCCTGGCGCGCTCCGTCCACCCGCCGCTCCCCGTTGTGCGCGCGGACCGCGGCGCGCGCTTCGACCCGCGCTTCATGGAGGACGCCGCGGCCAGCCGGGCGGGGAGGCTGGAGCCGGCCAGCGTCAATATGATGGTGGCGCCAGGGTTCCACGTCTACCTGGCCGGCGCGGGCGTGGTGAAGTGCAGGGTCGTCTGCTTCTACAGCAGCAATAACGGCCGCACCGCCGGCCACAGAGATGGCGGGAGCAGCGCCAACGGCAGCGTGGGGATGGGGAGTAGCTGTAGTGGCATGAATGGGAGTGCTACAGACGTGGTTGATAGCTGTAACAGCAGTAGGGCAGGGTAG